A genomic stretch from Malus domestica chromosome 15, GDT2T_hap1 includes:
- the LOC114821715 gene encoding thioredoxin domain-containing protein PLP3A-like produces MDPDSVKSTLQNLAFGNVMAAAARNYQKELLSNEKVAATSSSNQEVDLDELMDDPELEKLHADRINALKKEAEKREALKRKGHGVYRDITEGDFLGEVTGTEKVICHFYHREFYRCKIMDKHLKTLASKHVDSKFIKLDAENAPFFVTKLGIKTLPCVILFRKGVAVDRLVGFQEVGAKDDFSTRALEVALINKGIISEKKEDGDEDDGYLEGGRRTVRSSVNLDSDSD; encoded by the exons ATGGATCCCGATTCAGTGAAGTCCACTCTCCAAAATCTAGCATTCGGAAATGTAATGGCCGCCGCAGCCCGTAATTACCAAAAGGAACTGCTTTCCAACGAGAAGGTGGCCGCCACGAGCTCCTCCAACCAAGAAGTCGACCTCGACGAGTTGATGGAT GATCCGGAGCTTGAAAAACTGCACGCGGATCGGATTAATGCTTTAAAG AAAGAAGCTGAGAAGCGAGAAGCTTTGAAGAGGAAAGGGCATGGAGTGTACAGGGATATAACTGAGGGGGATTTTTTAGGTGAAGTTACCGGAACTGAAAAGGTCATCTGCCATTTTTATCACCGGGAGTTCTATAGATGCAA GATAATGGATAAGCATTTGAAGACGCTTGCTTCGAAGCATGTTGATTCTAAGTTCATCAAGCTGGATGCTGAG AATGCGCCCTTCTTCGTTACCAAGCTCGGAATCAAAACTTTGCCTTGTGTCATACTCTTCAG AAAAGGAGTTGCTGTGGATAGGTTGGTTGGGTTTCAAGAAGTGGGAGCAAAAGATGATTTCAGCACAAGGGCGCTTGAAGTTGCACTAATCAACAAAG GTATAATTAGTGAGAAGAAAGAAGACGGTGATGAAGATGATGGATATCTTGAAGGCGGTCGCAGGACAGTGAGATCGTCTGTGAATCTTGATTCGGATTCAGACTGA